GCGTTGGCTAGCCTTAGCTTCAGCAATAAACTGAGTCATAAGTTGCCGACCAATGCCACGCCCACGAAATTGGGGCAGGATCGTTATATCTAAAACGCGCATTAGGGTTAAACTTTGAAATGTGTACCAGTTGCCAACTGGCTTGGCTTTATACAGCACAATTTGGTAGTTGCCATCGGGGTAGTGTTGCATGTAGTGGGCATGCTGGGCATGATATTGCATTTTGATGAAATCGGCCTTACGGGTTTCATCCCAATCAACGCGAGCCAATTCGGCTGCCCGCGTCGAGGCATACAAATTAAGTAGCAGCGACTCATCCTTAGGAGTCGCTGCCCGCAGACTCAGTGGGGCTGCTAATCCAATCATCGGTGATCTCCTTCAGCACACCAAACCCTAGAGAATCAAGCAAACCGAGTCTTATTCAAAATATGGTTGAATTACGCCGCTACGAATTGAATCAAGTCGCTGTTGAACGCTGACTTGATCAAGCGCTGCCAAGCTGATTGGTGCTACTTGCCGTTGTTGGCTAACTAAAAAGTGCAGGTAGGTTGGAGCATGGCTTGTACGATAGGCATTGATCGTGGTTGCCCCACGCAACCCATCATAACGAATGGCTTTTTGCCCAGCCTGAGCACTGGCAATCAACAACGCTGTATCGTAGCCAAGCGCATGATGACGGGTTGGTTCAGCCCCAGACACTTTGCTAAATGCCTGTTGGAAACTTGGGTTACTCGCTGTATTCCAACCACCAGCATAGGCCAAATCTAGCCCTTGTTTGCGCAGCCGTTGGGCTAATTTAGCATCGATCATGGCATTGGGCGTAAGCCACAGGGCTTTGCTGCTGGCGGTATAGCTCTGCCACCATTGCTGCGATTCGGCGGCATTTAATGCTAGATACACAACATCTGGATTGAGGTTGGCAACTTTGGCGGTGAGATCGGCTGAATCAAAACTGAAATCGCCAATTAACTCAGCGCCTGCCGCCGATAGACCTTGGGCAAAACCCCAAGTACAATCATAGCCACTGAGCGCATTTGAACGAATGATGATCGCGCGTTTGCCCCGTTGTTGGCTGGCCCAAACTGCGCTTTG
This portion of the Herpetosiphon gulosus genome encodes:
- a CDS encoding N-acetyltransferase, which produces MIGLAAPLSLRAATPKDESLLLNLYASTRAAELARVDWDETRKADFIKMQYHAQHAHYMQHYPDGNYQIVLYKAKPVGNWYTFQSLTLMRVLDITILPQFRGRGIGRQLMTQFIAEAKASQRRIRLYVYKENPQVSTWYERLGFQAVGGLSMYTEMEWRP